The Rhabdothermincola salaria genome segment ACGTCGACGCGCTCGTGGCCTGCCCCTGGCTACCGCCCGGCACCGTGGTGGGCGGTTTCATGTACGACGTTGTCACCGGCACCATCGACCCCCGCCTCGTCCGCGAGGTCGAGTAGGCGTGACCATGGCGCCCTCCTCGCAAGCTCGTCGGGACGCGGTGTGGGCGGGTCGCTGGCGCTCCCCATCGCCCACCTGACCGGGAGCGTCAGCCGACTCGAAACAGCCGACGCCGCGCAGCAAGGAGGCTCAGACAGGTCCTGTGTTTCGGCGAAGCCGGCGGAGGGAGGCCTGCCGACCGGAGCAAGATGTCGCGGCTTGCCGACCGGAGCTGTATGTCACAGCCTCAGACGTCGAGGAAGCGGGTGACGGCGATGCCGGCGCCGATGGCGCCGATGAGGATGCCGGCCACCCCGAGCAACAAGAAGATGCTGATCAGCTCGGCCCCTCCGACGGTGAAACCGGCGATGAGCGGGAAGTCGTCGCTGTCGGGGAGCCAGCCGAGGAAAAACGGGCGCAGCACGGCGAGGAAGCCGATGGCCGCGATCGCTCCCAGGAAGCCCTGGATGAGGCCCTCCAACATGAAGGGCACGCGGATGAACCAGTTGGTGGCCCCCACCAACTTCATGACCTCGATCTCGCGCCTCCGAGCGAACATGGCCATCCGGATGGTGTTCAAGATGAGCAGTCCCGAGGCGACGAACAGCACGGCCGCGACGACGAAGATGCCGGTGGTCAGCCGACTGGAGATGTCCTGGATGAATCGGATCGTCTCCGAGGCGAACACCACGCTGTCGACGCCCGGCCGGTCGCCGAACTGCGATCCCAGCGCCTCCACCGCCTCGACGTCTTTGTCGACGGGCTCGACCCGGAACGACGACGGCAGGTCGTCGGGCGCCACGCTGTCGATCATCTCCTGGGAATCGGCGAACAGCGAGCGGAACTCGTCGTAGGCGCCGTCCTTGTCGACGTAGGCGACCGAGGCGATCTCGGGGCTCTCGTCGAGGGCGTCGGCCACGGAATCGACCTGGTCCTGGTTGGCGTCGACGCGCATGAACACGACGAACTCGATGCCGCCCTGCCAACGCTGGGTGGCGTTCTCCACTGCCCGGTTGAACATGAGAGCGGCACCGACCAGCAGCACCGAGATGAAGACGGTGAGCACCGACGCCAAGGTGATGGTGACGTTGCGGCCCAGGTTGGACCCGGTCTCGCGGACGACGTAGTCGAGCTTCGGCATGGCGGCGATCCCTACTCGTAGACGCCGCGTACCTGGTCACGGACGATCGAGCCGCGGTCGAGCTCGATCACCCGGCGCCGCATCGTGTCGACGATGCCGCGATCGTGCGTGGCCATCACCACGGTGGTGCCCGTCTTGTTGATGCGGTCCAGCAGCCGCATGATGCCCACCGACGTCGCCGGGTCGAGGTTGCCGGTGGGCTCGTCGGCCAGGAGGATGAGCGGCCGGTTCACGAAGGCGCGGGCCACCGAGACCCGCTGCTGCTCACCACCGGAGAGCTCGTCGGGGAAGCTGGCGGCCTTGTGCCCGAGGCCCACCAGGTCGAGGATGGCCGGCACCTGGGTCTGGATGACGCTACGAGGCCGTCCGATGACCTCCAGGGCGAAGGCGACGTTCTCGTAGGCGGTCTTGTTGCTCAGCAGCTTGTAGTCCTGGAAGACGCACCCGATGTTGCGCCGCAGGAAGGGCACCTTCCAGTTCGAGAGCAACCCGATGTCCTTGCCGGCGACGTAGATCTTGCCGTCCTCCGGGGTCTCTTCCTTGTTCAACAGACGGATGAACGTGGACTTGCCCGACCCCGAGGCGCCGACCAGGAACACGAACTCGCCCTTGGCGATCTCGAGGCTGGCGTCGCGCAGGGCGACGGTGGATCCCTTGTAGGTCTTGGTGACGTGTTCGAGCGTGATCATGAGAGGTGGGGCACCGCGGCGCAGCAGAGGCCAGGGCCAGTGGCCGAGGGTAGACGCATCGACCGCGCGAACCGCGGCACCTGCGACAGGTCCTGCGTCACCGGCGTGCTCACTCGGCGGCGGGGTCCGAGGCGCTGCGTTCCCAGCGCAGGTAGGCCTCCATGAAGCCGTCGAGCGCACCGTCGAGCACGGCGTCGACGTTGCCCGTCTCGTGCTCGGAACGCAGGTCCTTGACCATCTGGTACGGCTGGAGCACGTACGAGCGGATCTGGCTGCCGAACCCCACCGACCGCTGCTCTCCCCGGATGGCCGAGAGCTCCGCTTCGCGCTCCTCGCGCTGGCGCTCCGCCAGCTTGGCCCGCAGCATCTGCATGGCCACGTCCTTGTTCTGGTGCTGGCTGCGCTCGTTCTGGCACGAGGTCACGACACCAGTGGGCAGGTGGGTGATGCGCACCGCCGAGTCGGTGACGTTGACGTGCTGTCCGCCCGCGCCCGATGAACGGTAGGTGTCGACGCGCAGGTCCTTTTCGTCGATCTCGATGTCGGGGACGTCGTCGAGGAAGGGCGTCACCTTCAGCGCGGCGAAGGCCGTCTGGCGCTTGCCCTGGGCGTTGAACGGCGAGATGCGCACCAGGCGGTGCACCCCGTGCTCACTGCGCAGGCGGCCGTAGGCGTGGCGGCCGCGGACCACGAACGACGCCGACGACAGCCCCGCCTCGGACCCGGCGGACGCCTCCGCCAGCTCGACCTCGAACCCGGAGCGCTCGGCCCAGCGCAGGTACATGCGCAGGAGCATCTCGGTCCAGTCCTGGGCATCGGCACCGCCCTCACCGGACTGCAGCTCGCAGAGGGCGTCGGAGTCGTCGTGCTCGCCCGTGAAGAGGGCCCGCAGCTCGAGCTCGCCGAAGTCGGTCCCGAGCGCCTCGAGGGCCTCGGCGATCTCGGCCTCGACCGAGTCATCCGCCTCCTCTCGGCCCAGCTCGAAGAGCGTCTCGCCGTCGGCGATGCCACCCTCGAGGCGCTCGTAGAGCTCGATGTCCTCGACGACCGAGGAGAGCTCTCCGGTCACCTTGCGGGCCTGGTCGGCGTCGTCCCAGAGGTCGGGCCGGCTGGCCTCGACCTCGAGTTGAGGGCGGGCCTCGCGCAGCTCGTCGATGCGCAGGTAGACGCGCGCCTCGTCGAGTCGGCGCCGGAGCGCGGCGAGGTCGTCGGAGTAGTCCTTCATGGTGGGGGGTCCTGCCCTACTGGCCGTGACAGAGCTTGAACTTCTTGCCCGAGCCGCACGGGCACGGGGCGTTGCGCGGGGTCTTGTCCCAATCGCTCTTCACGACCGGTTGCTGGGTGACCTCGTCGTCGGGGGCGACCGGTGGGGGCTCGACGCCCTCGGCTGCCGCTTGGGCCCGAGCGGCCTCGGCGAGGCTGCTGGGGGCCTCGCTCGGGTCGACCGGTGCCGTGTACATCATGTCCTTGACGGCGACCGGCGCCTGCAGCTTGGGCTGCTCGGCGACGGTGACCTGGGCGTGCATGACGTACTTGACGAAGTCGACGGCGATGCTCTGCATCATCGAGCCGAACATGGCATAGCCATCGCGCTGCCACTCGACGAGCGGGTCCTTCTGACCCATGGCCCGCAGGTTGATGCCCTCCTGCAGGTAGTCCATCTCGTAGAGGTGCTCGCGCCACTTCTGGTCGATGATGCGCAGCATGACCTGGCGCTCGACCTGACGCATGGCCTCGGGACCGAACTCGGCCTCGCGGGCCTCGTAGTGGGTGGTGGCCTCGGCCATCAGGTGCTCGTAGAGGTCGTCGGTGGAGACGCAGTGGGCGCGGAGGTCGTCGACGGTGAGCTGGGACGGCCAGAAGGTGCCCACCTCGGCGACCAGGCCCTCGAGGTCCCACTCCTCGGCGAGGTCGCTCACGCAGAACGTGGAGATCACCCCGTCGACGGCCTCGGCCAGGTACTCGATGGCCTCGTCGCGCAGGTCGGCCTGGTCGAGGATCTGGTCGCGGCGCCGGTAGATCACCTTGCGCTGCTCGTTCATGACCTCGTCGTACTTCAGCACGTTCTTGCGGATCTCCGCGTTGCGCTGCTCGACGGTGTTCTGCGCCCGCTCGATGGCCTTGGTGACCATCTTGGCCTCGATGGGCACGTCGTCGGGCAGGGCCCGACCCATCACCCAGTTCATGGCGCCGGTGGCGAACAGGCGCATGAGGTCGTCCTCGAGGGACAGGTAGAACCGGCTCTCGCCCGGATCGCCCTGGCGGCCGGAACGCCCGCGGAGCTGGTTGTCGATGCGGCGGCTCTCGTGGCGTTCGGTGCCGAGCACGTAGAGACCGCCGAGCTCGCGCACCTTGGCGCCCTCGCCGTCGGTCTCGGCCTCGTAGTGGGCGAGCAGCTCGGCCAGACGGGCCTGTCCTTCCTCGGAGTCCGGCTCGAGCCCCTCGGCCGCCAGGTCTCGCTCGGCGAGCCCCTCGGCGTTGCCGCCGAGGAGGATGTCGACACCACGTCCGGCCATGTTGGTGGCCACCGTCACCGCACCCAGCCGCCCGGCCTGGGCGACGACGTCTGCCTCCCGGAAGTGCAGCTTGGCGTTGAGCACGTGGTGGGGCACGCCCCGCTTCTCGAGGAAGCGCGACAGCTTCTCGCTCTTGGCGACCGAGACGGTGCCGACGAGCACCGGCTGGCCCGCCTCGCTGCGCTCGGCGATGTCGTCGACCACCGCGTCGAACTTGGCGTCCTCGGTCTTGTAGATCAGGTCCGGCTGGTCGACGCGGGCCAGGTCGCGGTGGGTGGGGATGGGAACGACCTGCAAGCCGTAGGTGCCGTCGAGCTCGGCCGCCTCGGTGAGGGCCGTGCCGGTCATACCGGCCAGCTTCTCGTACATCCGGAAGTAGTTCTGGAGGGTGACCGTGGCGAGGGTCTGGTTCTCCTCTTTGATCTTCACGCCCTCCTTGGCCTCGACGGCCTGGTGGAGGCCCTCTGACCAACGACGGCCCTCGAGGATGCGCCCGGTGAACTCGTCGACGATCTTCACCTCGCCGTTCTGCAGGAGGTAGTCCTTGTCCCGCCTGAACAGCTCCTTGGCCTTGAGGGCGGCCTGGAACTGGTGGACGAGGTTCTGGGAGACCTCGTCGTACATGTTCTCGATGCCGAGCGCCTTCTCGACCGCTTCCACACCTTCGTCGGTGGGGGCGACGGTGCGCTTCTCCTCGTCGAACTCGTAGTGGACGTCGCGCTTGAGGCCCCGGACGATCGAGGCGAACTGGTAGTAGATGTTGGCGGCGTCGGCGACGCGCCCGGAGATGATGAGGGGCGTGCGGGCCTCGTCGATGAGGATCGAGTCGATCTCGTCGACGATGCAGTAGTTGTGGCCCCGCTGGACCTGGTCGGCGCGGCTCATCGCCATGTTGTCGCGCAGGTAGTCGAAGCCGAACTCGTTGTTGGTGCCGTAGGTGATGTCGCAGGCGTACTGGGCGCGCTTGTGGGCCGCGTCGTACTGACCGGGAATCACCAGGCCGATGTCGAGCCCGAGGCGGCGGTGGACCTGCCCCATCCACTCGGCGTCGCGTGTGGCCAGGTAGTCGTTGACCGTGACGACGTGCACGCCCTTGCCGGCCAGGGCGTTGAGGTACACCGGCAGGGTCGACACGAGGGTCTTGCCCTCACCGGTCTTCATCTCGGCCACCCACCCGAAGTGCAGGGCGGCGCCGCCCATGAGCTGCACGTCGTAGTGGCGTTGGCCGATCTCCCGGCTGGCAGCCTCCCGGGTGACGGCGAAGGCCTCGATGAGCACGTCGTCGAGGGTGGCACCGTTGTCGAGGCGCTGGCGGAAGTCGGCGGTCTTGGCCGTGAGCTCGGTGTCGGAGAGCGCGCGCATCTCGTCCTCGTAGGACCCGATGTCGGGTACCAGGCTCTGCAGCGCCCTCAGCTTCTTGCCCTCGCCGGTACGGAGGAGCTTGTCGAACATGCCCATGGGATCGCCGAGTGTACCGGCGACCCGGGTGGGAGGCGGGCGGCCTCTCCCCTGCCGGGCCCGGCGGCGGGGTCAGGCCTGCTGTGGCCGGTTGCGCCGAGCGTCGACCAGGCGCACCACCGCCGCCGCCACCTCGGTGACCGCCACGTCGAGGCTCAGGTGGACCACCCCCGGGACGGGCAGCGACCCTGCCCCACCCGCACCGCCGTCGACGACGACGGCCGCGATCGGCGGGTGGGCCCGCCGGGCGGCGACCACGGCCGCTCCGGAGCCCTCCGGGGGCAGGTGCGCCGACACCACCACGGCATCGGGCGTCTCCTGGACCACCACCCCGACCAGCGCCTCGGCGTCGGCCACCTCGACGACGACCACCACCCGGGGGTGCGACTCGAGGGCGAGCAGCAGCTGGCGGCGCAGCAGCGGCGCCTCCTCGGCGAGGACGACGCGTACGGTGTCGGGACCCCACCTCCGCGCCACCCCGGCGAACCCGGGGGCGTCGCTCACGCCGCCACCCGACGCTCGGGGGTTCGGGCCAGCACCAGCCCGTGCACCTCCTGCGCGCCCGCCACCCTCAGCGTGGCTGCCGCCGCCGACAGCGTGGCGCCGGTCGTACAGACGTCGTCGACGACGACCACCTCGGTGGGGACTCGACGCCGGGCCACCACGAAGGTGGGGCCGGCCAGGCGGGACGCCCGCCCCTGCCCCGTCTGGTGCCCCGTGCCCGTGCGCGCCAGGAGCCCGACGACGGGACGTCCGAGGCGACGGCCCACCAGCTCGGCCAACACCCTGGCCTGGTCGAAGCCACGCTCACGCCGGCGGGCCCCCGTGGTGGGGGCCCAGGTGACGACCGCGTGCGGGCCCAGCCGGGGGGCCAGCGACGCCACCGCCGGCGCCAGCGTGCGCAGCGAGGAGCGGGCGTTGCGGTACTTCACCGCCACCACGAGAGGCCGAGCCGCGTCGTCGTAGGCGACCAGCGCGCCGAGCGAGTCGAGCCCGTGGGGCACCGGCGCCGCGGGCGCCGGGCGCAGCGCACGGGTGCACGAGGAGCACGGGGAGCGCCCCGGGAGACCGCAGCAGGCACAGGACTCCGGGAACCACATGTGCTGACCCTAGCGAGGGGCTGCGACGCCGGATCGTTCGACGAGGTGGGCGCTCAGTGCATCAGCAGCGGCGGTGCGGCCCGTTCGAGGATGGCCCGGGTGCGCTGCTCGACGGCACCGGGGGTCTCGTCGTGGGTGAGGATCCAGAACGTGTTGGTGCGCACCGCCTCCACCACGTGCTCGGCCACGTCGGTGGCCTCCATGCCCGTGGTGAGGAAGTGCTCGACGATGGCCGCGATGCCGGCCTGCTCCTCGGCGGTGGGCGCCGAACCGTCGTCGGGACGGTTCCGGGTGGACGTGGCGATGTTGGTCTTGACCCAGGAGGGGCACAGCACCGACACGCCCACCGGCGACTCCGCCATGGCCAGCTCGACGGCCAGGGTCTCCGACAGCGACACGACGCCGTACTTGGAGACGTTGTAGGGGCCCATGAACGGCGCCGAGTAGAGCCCGGCCACCGAAGCGGTGTTCACGATGTGGCCCTCGCCCTGCTCGAGCAGGTGGGGCAGGAACGTGCGCACACCGTGGATGACGCCCCACAGGTTGACACCCAGCACCCAGTCCCAGTCGCTGAGCGTCAGGTCCTGCATGGGCCCACCGCCCCCGACGCCGGCGTTGTTGCAGACGACGTGGACGGCGCCGAACGCCTCGATGGCCCGGTCACGCAGGGCATCGACCTGGTCGGCCTCGGAGACATCGGTGACCACCGTGACGACCTCGGCGCCGGGTGCGAACGAGGCCGAGGCCTCGTCGAGGGCCGGGGCCTCGATGTCGGCCAGGACCAGCCGGGCGCCTTCCGCGGCGAAGCGGTGCGCCACCGCCAGGCCGATGCCGCTGGCCCCCCCGGTGACGATGACGACCTTGCCCTCGAGCTGATCCATGTGCCCCCCTTGTCTCGCGGTCGGTGTGTGTGTGTGTCGATGTCGGGCTCGGCCCGGCAGCGCCGAGCCGAGCCCTCCCCGTTCAGTAGCGGTAGTGGTCGGACTTGTAGGGCCCCTCGGCCGGGATGCCGAGATAGCTGGCCTGGTCCTCGGTGAGCTCGGTGAGGCGCACGCCCAGGGCGCCGAGGTGGAGGCGGGCCACCTTCTCGTCGAGGTGCTTGGGCAGGGTGTACACCCTGCGCTCGTAGAAGTCGTTGTGGGTGAACAGCTCGATCTGGGCGATCACCTGGTTCGAGAAGCTGTTGGACATCACGAAGCTGGGGTGGCCGGTGGCGCAGCCCAGGTTCAACAGCCGGCCCTCGGCCAGCACGATGACCGAGTGCCCGTCGGGGAACACGAACTCGTCGACCTGGGGCTTGATGGTGACCCGCTGCACGTCGCTCATCTTCTTGAGGCCGGCCATGTCGATCTCGTTGTCGAAGTGGCCGATGTTGCCGACGATGGCCTGGTGCTTCATGCGGGCCATGTGCTCGGCCGTGATCACGTTGAAGTTGCCGGTGGCGGTGATGAAGATGTCGGCGGTGTCGAGGACGTCCTCGATGCGAGCCACCTGGTAGCCCTCCATGGCCGCCTGCAGAGCGCAGATGGGATCGACCTCGGTGACGATGACCCGGGCTCCCTGGCCGCGCAGCGACGACGCGCAGCCCTTCCCGACGTCGCCGTAGCCGCAGACCACGGCCACCTTGCCGCCGATCATCACGTCGGTGGCCCGGTTGATGCCGTCGATGAGGGAGTGGCGGCATCCGTAGAGGTTGTCGAACTTGGACTTGGTGACCGAGTCGTTGACGTTGATGGCCGGGAACAGCAGGTGCCCGGCCTCCATCATCTGGTACAGGCGGTGCACGCCGGTGGTGGTCTCCTCGGTGACGCCCTGGATGCCCTGGGCGACGCCGTGCCAGAGCTCGGGCTCCTCGGCCACCGTGCGCCGCAACGTCTCGAGCACGACGGCCCACTCCTCGGAGTCGTCCTCGCCGGTCTCGGGCACCACGCCGGCACGCTCGTACTCCACGCCCTTGTGCACCAGCAGGGTGGCGTCGCCACCGTCGTCGAGGATCATGTTGGGGCCCGAGCCGTCGGGCCAGCGCAGGATCTGCTCGGTGCACCACCAGTACTCCTCGAGCGTCTCGCCCTTCCAGGCGAAGCACGGCACGCCCTTGGGACGCTCGACGGTGCCCTCCGGCCCGACGACGACCGCGGCGGCGGCGTGGTCCTGGGTGGAGAAGATGTTGCAGCTGGCCCAGCGCACCTCGGCACCGAGGACCACGAGGGTCTCGATGAGCACGGCCGTCTGGATCGTCATGTGCAGCGAGCCGGTGATGCGGGCCCCAGCGAGGGGTTGGGCATCGGCGTACTCGGCCCGCAACGCCATGAGGCCGGGCATCTCGTGCTCGGCGAGCTGGATCTCCTTGCGGCCGAAGGCGGCGAGGCCGAGATCGGCGACGCGGTAGTCGAGGCCATCATCGGTGGACTGGGCGGTGAGGGTCATCTGTGCTTCCTGGGTTGCGCGAACGGCACGACCGCCGAGGGCGGTACGGCCAAGGACGGGGGCTGGGGCCGTCTGACCCTCACTGCTCAGCCCGAGAGGGTGGAGATGCTACCGGAGCTGCTACTCGACGGGCTCGGCCAGGCGCCGCTTGATGTCGTCGAGCACGGGGATGGGACCGGGATCGACGCCCTGCTCGACGGCCGCGTGCAGCGACGCCATGTCGCCGAACAGGCACAGGTCGAGCAGCTGGGCGAGCATCCCGTCGCCCTCGGCGGCGACGGTGTGCACCGCCCCCACGACCTCGTCGAGGTAGTCGACGACGAGGTCGAAGCGGCGCATCACCTGGGGGTGCTCGAAGTCGTGGCGCAACAGGACCAGCTGCATGATCTGACGGGTGACGTCGCCGTCCTGGCCCCACCCGGCGATCTCGTTGTGGGTGGCCTCGGGCAGCTGGTTGTAGAACGCCGGCACCTTGGCGTTCTCGTTGAACTGGTTCTTCCAACGCAGCGCGGCCAGACCACCGAGGCCGTTGCCGCCGTAGACCAGCGGGAAGGAGCGGCCCAGCCGGTGGGCCAGCACCTGGGCCTCGTTGCCCTCGTTGATCAGCGCGTCGCGACGGCGATGGAGCTGGGTGACGGCCGCGTCGACCCAGGATCGCCCGCCGGGGAACAGCCCGACGCGCTCGAGCAGGAGCAACGGCGGCACGGCCAGGGCACCGAGGGCCGCTCGCGGCATCGGGATCCCGTCGGCGACGGGGAGGTGGGGCACGCCCCAGTCGGCCGCCAGCTCGGAGAGGGCCCCACCGTTGGACACCGTGACCACCCGGGCACCGTCCATGGCCGCGTCGGCAACGGACTCGAGGGTCTCCTCGGTGTTGCCCGAGAACGACACCGCCACCACCAGCGTGGTCTCGTCGACGAAGTTGGGGACGCCGTAGCCCTTGTGCACCACGACCGGCACGGCCATGAGCGGACCCGCCACCTCGCGGACCACGTCGCCGGCGATGCCGCTGCCCCCCATGCCGACGACCACGACGTGTTGGATGTCGTCGTGGGCCGGCAGGACGGCCGATGCCAGCACCTCGGTGGCGGCGTCGGCGGCGATGGCGACCTGTTCGGGGAACGCGGCGGTGGCGTCGAACATCCCCAGGGAGTCGAGGATCACGGCGCCGCCTCGAAGGTGGGGCGGACGCCTTCGGCCTCGGCCTTGGCCAGGAGCCGCTCGTGCTCGGCGTCGTCGACCGAGCTGGCCTCGTCGATCAACATGATGGGGATGTCGTCGCGCACGTCGTAACGGCGCTTGAGGCGGGGGTTGTACAGCGACTGCTCGTCGGCGAAGTAGAGCAGCGGCCCCTTGTCCTCGGGGCAGGCGAGGATCTCGAGCAGTTGGGGATCGAGGGCCATGGGTGTCGTCCT includes the following:
- a CDS encoding cell division protein FtsX: MPKLDYVVRETGSNLGRNVTITLASVLTVFISVLLVGAALMFNRAVENATQRWQGGIEFVVFMRVDANQDQVDSVADALDESPEIASVAYVDKDGAYDEFRSLFADSQEMIDSVAPDDLPSSFRVEPVDKDVEAVEALGSQFGDRPGVDSVVFASETIRFIQDISSRLTTGIFVVAAVLFVASGLLILNTIRMAMFARRREIEVMKLVGATNWFIRVPFMLEGLIQGFLGAIAAIGFLAVLRPFFLGWLPDSDDFPLIAGFTVGGAELISIFLLLGVAGILIGAIGAGIAVTRFLDV
- the ftsE gene encoding cell division ATP-binding protein FtsE; protein product: MITLEHVTKTYKGSTVALRDASLEIAKGEFVFLVGASGSGKSTFIRLLNKEETPEDGKIYVAGKDIGLLSNWKVPFLRRNIGCVFQDYKLLSNKTAYENVAFALEVIGRPRSVIQTQVPAILDLVGLGHKAASFPDELSGGEQQRVSVARAFVNRPLILLADEPTGNLDPATSVGIMRLLDRINKTGTTVVMATHDRGIVDTMRRRVIELDRGSIVRDQVRGVYE
- the prfB gene encoding peptide chain release factor 2 — encoded protein: MKDYSDDLAALRRRLDEARVYLRIDELREARPQLEVEASRPDLWDDADQARKVTGELSSVVEDIELYERLEGGIADGETLFELGREEADDSVEAEIAEALEALGTDFGELELRALFTGEHDDSDALCELQSGEGGADAQDWTEMLLRMYLRWAERSGFEVELAEASAGSEAGLSSASFVVRGRHAYGRLRSEHGVHRLVRISPFNAQGKRQTAFAALKVTPFLDDVPDIEIDEKDLRVDTYRSSGAGGQHVNVTDSAVRITHLPTGVVTSCQNERSQHQNKDVAMQMLRAKLAERQREEREAELSAIRGEQRSVGFGSQIRSYVLQPYQMVKDLRSEHETGNVDAVLDGALDGFMEAYLRWERSASDPAAE
- the secA gene encoding preprotein translocase subunit SecA, with the protein product MGMFDKLLRTGEGKKLRALQSLVPDIGSYEDEMRALSDTELTAKTADFRQRLDNGATLDDVLIEAFAVTREAASREIGQRHYDVQLMGGAALHFGWVAEMKTGEGKTLVSTLPVYLNALAGKGVHVVTVNDYLATRDAEWMGQVHRRLGLDIGLVIPGQYDAAHKRAQYACDITYGTNNEFGFDYLRDNMAMSRADQVQRGHNYCIVDEIDSILIDEARTPLIISGRVADAANIYYQFASIVRGLKRDVHYEFDEEKRTVAPTDEGVEAVEKALGIENMYDEVSQNLVHQFQAALKAKELFRRDKDYLLQNGEVKIVDEFTGRILEGRRWSEGLHQAVEAKEGVKIKEENQTLATVTLQNYFRMYEKLAGMTGTALTEAAELDGTYGLQVVPIPTHRDLARVDQPDLIYKTEDAKFDAVVDDIAERSEAGQPVLVGTVSVAKSEKLSRFLEKRGVPHHVLNAKLHFREADVVAQAGRLGAVTVATNMAGRGVDILLGGNAEGLAERDLAAEGLEPDSEEGQARLAELLAHYEAETDGEGAKVRELGGLYVLGTERHESRRIDNQLRGRSGRQGDPGESRFYLSLEDDLMRLFATGAMNWVMGRALPDDVPIEAKMVTKAIERAQNTVEQRNAEIRKNVLKYDEVMNEQRKVIYRRRDQILDQADLRDEAIEYLAEAVDGVISTFCVSDLAEEWDLEGLVAEVGTFWPSQLTVDDLRAHCVSTDDLYEHLMAEATTHYEAREAEFGPEAMRQVERQVMLRIIDQKWREHLYEMDYLQEGINLRAMGQKDPLVEWQRDGYAMFGSMMQSIAVDFVKYVMHAQVTVAEQPKLQAPVAVKDMMYTAPVDPSEAPSSLAEAARAQAAAEGVEPPPVAPDDEVTQQPVVKSDWDKTPRNAPCPCGSGKKFKLCHGQ
- a CDS encoding ComF family protein, which encodes MWFPESCACCGLPGRSPCSSCTRALRPAPAAPVPHGLDSLGALVAYDDAARPLVVAVKYRNARSSLRTLAPAVASLAPRLGPHAVVTWAPTTGARRRERGFDQARVLAELVGRRLGRPVVGLLARTGTGHQTGQGRASRLAGPTFVVARRRVPTEVVVVDDVCTTGATLSAAAATLRVAGAQEVHGLVLARTPERRVAA
- a CDS encoding SDR family NAD(P)-dependent oxidoreductase; amino-acid sequence: MDQLEGKVVIVTGGASGIGLAVAHRFAAEGARLVLADIEAPALDEASASFAPGAEVVTVVTDVSEADQVDALRDRAIEAFGAVHVVCNNAGVGGGGPMQDLTLSDWDWVLGVNLWGVIHGVRTFLPHLLEQGEGHIVNTASVAGLYSAPFMGPYNVSKYGVVSLSETLAVELAMAESPVGVSVLCPSWVKTNIATSTRNRPDDGSAPTAEEQAGIAAIVEHFLTTGMEATDVAEHVVEAVRTNTFWILTHDETPGAVEQRTRAILERAAPPLLMH
- the ahcY gene encoding adenosylhomocysteinase — its product is MTLTAQSTDDGLDYRVADLGLAAFGRKEIQLAEHEMPGLMALRAEYADAQPLAGARITGSLHMTIQTAVLIETLVVLGAEVRWASCNIFSTQDHAAAAVVVGPEGTVERPKGVPCFAWKGETLEEYWWCTEQILRWPDGSGPNMILDDGGDATLLVHKGVEYERAGVVPETGEDDSEEWAVVLETLRRTVAEEPELWHGVAQGIQGVTEETTTGVHRLYQMMEAGHLLFPAINVNDSVTKSKFDNLYGCRHSLIDGINRATDVMIGGKVAVVCGYGDVGKGCASSLRGQGARVIVTEVDPICALQAAMEGYQVARIEDVLDTADIFITATGNFNVITAEHMARMKHQAIVGNIGHFDNEIDMAGLKKMSDVQRVTIKPQVDEFVFPDGHSVIVLAEGRLLNLGCATGHPSFVMSNSFSNQVIAQIELFTHNDFYERRVYTLPKHLDEKVARLHLGALGVRLTELTEDQASYLGIPAEGPYKSDHYRY
- a CDS encoding SIS domain-containing protein, producing MILDSLGMFDATAAFPEQVAIAADAATEVLASAVLPAHDDIQHVVVVGMGGSGIAGDVVREVAGPLMAVPVVVHKGYGVPNFVDETTLVVAVSFSGNTEETLESVADAAMDGARVVTVSNGGALSELAADWGVPHLPVADGIPMPRAALGALAVPPLLLLERVGLFPGGRSWVDAAVTQLHRRRDALINEGNEAQVLAHRLGRSFPLVYGGNGLGGLAALRWKNQFNENAKVPAFYNQLPEATHNEIAGWGQDGDVTRQIMQLVLLRHDFEHPQVMRRFDLVVDYLDEVVGAVHTVAAEGDGMLAQLLDLCLFGDMASLHAAVEQGVDPGPIPVLDDIKRRLAEPVE
- a CDS encoding Trm112 family protein; its protein translation is MALDPQLLEILACPEDKGPLLYFADEQSLYNPRLKRRYDVRDDIPIMLIDEASSVDDAEHERLLAKAEAEGVRPTFEAAP